The proteins below come from a single Sphingomonas carotinifaciens genomic window:
- a CDS encoding universal stress protein: MRIYLVVVDDTPEAEIALRFAARRAVKTNGGVEILTLLPPQEFIAFGGVQATIEEEARHHAEALVQGAAGTLFEESGLRPSITVREGEGPKVIREMIAGNPEIAALVLGAAASGAPGTLVAHFSGTDAGALPVPVMIIPGSLSLEAIDRLS; encoded by the coding sequence ATGCGCATCTATCTGGTCGTGGTGGACGATACGCCCGAGGCGGAAATCGCGCTGCGCTTTGCCGCGCGCCGTGCGGTGAAGACGAACGGCGGCGTCGAGATCCTCACCCTGCTTCCCCCGCAGGAGTTCATCGCCTTTGGCGGCGTCCAGGCCACGATCGAGGAGGAGGCCCGCCACCATGCCGAGGCGCTGGTGCAGGGTGCGGCCGGCACGCTGTTCGAGGAATCGGGCCTGCGCCCCTCGATCACCGTGCGCGAAGGCGAGGGCCCCAAGGTCATCCGCGAGATGATCGCGGGTAATCCCGAAATCGCCGCGCTGGTGCTGGGCGCGGCGGCCAGCGGCGCACCCGGCACGCTGGTGGCGCATTTTTCCGGTACCGATGCCGGCGCGCTGCCCGTCCCTGTCATGATCATCCCCGGCTCGCTCAGCCTGGAGGCGATCGACCGGCTGAGCTGA
- a CDS encoding pyruvate dehydrogenase complex dihydrolipoamide acetyltransferase produces the protein MSIEIKMPALSPTMEEGTLAKWLVKEGDTVKSGDIMAEIETDKATMEFEAVDEGVIAKILVAEGTDNVKVGAVIAILAEEGEDAASVEAPKKAETPEPTDAEFKGRPDPSDPNKTGSEAKPVERTKEEAEDHGRPADAGAAKPASGGASSSGDRVKASPLARRIAADKGLELSAIAGSGPNGRIVKADVEGAKPGAQTKSAPSASAPAAAPAAEAPAAAPKPAQIPDIPHEATKLSNMRKTIARRLTESKQQVPHIYLTVDIRLDKLLRLRGELNASLESRGVKLSVNDMLVKALGVSLMAVPKCNVMFTPDQLITFHRADISVAVSTPAGLITPIVTEADTRSLSSISTKMKDLAGRARDNKLKPEEFQGGTASISNMGMFGIKQFEAVINPPQGMILAIGAGEKRPYIIDGELGVASVMSATGSFDHRAIDGADGAELMKVFKELVENPLGMLA, from the coding sequence ATGTCGATCGAGATCAAGATGCCTGCTTTGTCCCCGACGATGGAGGAAGGCACGCTGGCCAAATGGCTCGTCAAGGAAGGCGATACGGTGAAGTCCGGCGATATCATGGCCGAGATCGAGACCGACAAGGCCACGATGGAGTTCGAGGCGGTCGATGAGGGTGTGATCGCCAAGATCCTGGTCGCCGAGGGCACCGACAATGTGAAGGTCGGCGCGGTGATCGCCATCCTGGCCGAGGAAGGCGAGGATGCAGCGTCCGTCGAGGCGCCGAAAAAGGCCGAAACGCCAGAGCCTACCGATGCCGAGTTCAAGGGCCGCCCCGACCCCAGCGATCCCAACAAGACGGGCAGCGAGGCCAAACCGGTCGAGCGCACCAAGGAAGAGGCCGAGGATCATGGCCGCCCCGCCGATGCCGGCGCCGCCAAGCCCGCATCCGGTGGTGCTTCGTCGTCGGGCGACCGGGTGAAGGCCAGCCCGCTGGCCCGCCGCATCGCCGCCGACAAGGGGCTGGAACTGTCGGCGATCGCCGGCTCGGGTCCGAACGGCCGGATCGTGAAGGCCGATGTCGAGGGTGCAAAGCCCGGTGCGCAGACCAAGAGCGCCCCGTCGGCGTCGGCACCCGCCGCCGCGCCCGCAGCCGAAGCGCCGGCGGCCGCACCCAAGCCTGCGCAGATCCCGGACATCCCGCATGAGGCGACCAAGCTGTCGAACATGCGCAAGACGATCGCCCGCCGCCTGACTGAGTCGAAGCAGCAGGTGCCGCACATCTACCTGACGGTGGACATCCGCCTGGACAAGCTGCTGCGCTTGCGTGGCGAGCTGAACGCCAGCCTGGAATCGCGCGGCGTCAAGCTGTCGGTCAACGACATGCTGGTAAAGGCGCTGGGCGTGTCGCTGATGGCGGTGCCGAAGTGCAACGTCATGTTCACGCCGGACCAGCTCATCACCTTCCACCGCGCCGACATCTCGGTCGCGGTGTCGACGCCCGCCGGCCTGATCACCCCGATCGTGACCGAGGCGGACACCCGCTCGCTGTCGTCCATCTCGACCAAGATGAAGGATCTGGCCGGGCGCGCGCGCGACAACAAGCTGAAGCCGGAGGAATTCCAGGGCGGCACTGCGTCGATCTCGAACATGGGCATGTTCGGCATCAAGCAGTTCGAGGCGGTCATCAATCCGCCGCAGGGCATGATCCTGGCGATCGGTGCGGGCGAGAAGCGCCCCTATATCATCGACGGCGAACTGGGCGTGGCGAGCGTGATGTCGGCCACCGGCAGCTTCGACCACCGCGCGATCGACGGCGCGGATGGCGCGGAGTTGATGAAGGTGTTCAAGGAGCTGGTCGAGAACCCGCTCGGCATGCTCGCCTGA